The Verrucomicrobiota bacterium DNA segment TTGTTCAGGCAGTTGTTATCGACAAGGCTCAATCCGTCGTTCTTGGAACAGTCACTGTGAATGCCGATTTTACTACTGAAATTCGCTCCGGCGAGGCAGGTCGATTACTCGAAGTCCTGATTGAGGAGGGGCAAGAAGTGATAAATGGAGACGTCGTTGCGATGATTGATACCCGTGATCTGACCCTGGAGCTTGAAGCACGCCAAATTGATCTCGATCTGGCTCGAAATCGTGTCCTCGTTGGAAACCCCAAGCGATTCGAAGTCGAGGTTAGGCAGGAAGACCTTACTGAAGTTGAGCGACTCTTTGAACTGGGCCAGCGATCGGAGCGGCAGGTTAATGCCATCAAACGAGGCTTGCTCCAGGCAAAGGAGGACCTCCAAATGTCTGAACTCATTGCACAAACCGAAATTCAGCAATTGGAGAATGGGATCAAAGTCATCAAGCGGCGCCTTGAAAAAATGACCATCCGGTCTTCTATTGATGGAATCATTAACGATGTATTCAGCGAAAAGGGTGATTTGATCGGCTCTGGTGATCCTCTTGCATCGATCATTTCTAAAAAGCGGGTGGTTGTAGCTGAAGTGAGTGAAGAGAATTTTTCTGGATTAAAAGTCGGACAAAAAGCGGTCGTTCGTTTTCTATCCCTTGGCGGAACTCTCTACAATGCCGAGGTCATCAAGATATTTCCTTCTGCTGATCCTGTAACCCAACGCTATTCCATTCAGTTGAAGGTGGATGTTTCACAAGAAATTTTGGTCCCTGGCCTAACCGGAGAAGTAACTATTACAACAGCCGAACGAGATAACGCAAAAATGATACCTGCTCGTGCTTTGATGGGGGATCGCGTGTTTGTTTATAAGGATGGGCGACTAGAGTTTCGACAGATTATTTTCGGGTTTCGAGATCTAACCAGGGCCGAAGTAACCGAAGGTCTTGAAGAAGGTGAGCTGGTTGTGGTGGAAGACTTAGGCGATTTCCGGGATGGAGACCATGTAAGCCCAAAAGAGAGAACCGGTCTTCTTAGGAATCGCTAATCATAGGTTTCCTTTAGGTATGTCCCCAAATATCCGAATTGCGCTTCGATTCTTGACCGCCAATAAGCGCTCTATGGCGATGAGTCTTGCAGGGATCATCTTCGGCGTAGGCTTTTTCATATTTGGCCAAGCTCAGACCAGTGGATTCGAACGTTTTTTCATAAAAACCATTCTGGGGACAAATGGCGCCATTCGCGTGCAAGACCGCATCCGAGAGACATTTACCACTATGGAATTGAAAAATGAAGATGGGACTTCTTGGGTGGTTGAGAACACGGAAAACTTTAAATACATCGAAGGTATTGAACATCCGCTCGAGGTTATCGAAGCTCTCAAGAGCTTTGAAAGCGTTACGGGGATTTCCGAAGTGCTCAATGGTTCGGTCCAGCTTTCAAGTAATTTTCGGAGTTACAACGGCCGGATTTTCGGGATAAATATAGACGACCATTTAGCCGTTTCGGATCTTGAGGACCAAATCATCTTTGGGGATTTGAACGTTTTTCGCTCGAAACCTTCAGGTATTCTCATTGGTTCAGGGCTAGCGCGCCTGCTTCAGGTCAACATCGGTGACACCGTGATCATGACTACCCTTGGTCAAAATAACCGTTACACGGTTGCTTGTATCTTTGAAACGGGGGTATCGGATATCGATCGTGAGCGTATTTTTATGAAAATAGGTGAAGCGCGAAGTGTATTGCAGCGGCCCCACGGTGCCTCCTTTTTGCAGGTCAATTTGAAAGACCCTGATCGAGCGAGTGAAGAGGCACTTCATATGACCAATACCATTTATTACCATGTTGCCAGTTGGAAGGAGCGTGAAAAGACATGGCTTGATGTGTTCAAGGTAATCCGTTTTTCGACTGCGCTTACCGTTTCGACGATCATACTACTTTCTGGTCTTGGTATGTTTAACACCTTGGCGATGCTTGTTTTGGAAAAGACCAAGGAAATAGCGATCCTTCGTTCTATGGGATATACTAGAAACGACATTACCAGTATTTTCCTCTGGCAAGGAGTA contains these protein-coding regions:
- a CDS encoding efflux RND transporter periplasmic adaptor subunit, whose amino-acid sequence is MIRYVIAIVFLSICGFAGWIFYKKLVVKEVVVQAVVIDKAQSVVLGTVTVNADFTTEIRSGEAGRLLEVLIEEGQEVINGDVVAMIDTRDLTLELEARQIDLDLARNRVLVGNPKRFEVEVRQEDLTEVERLFELGQRSERQVNAIKRGLLQAKEDLQMSELIAQTEIQQLENGIKVIKRRLEKMTIRSSIDGIINDVFSEKGDLIGSGDPLASIISKKRVVVAEVSEENFSGLKVGQKAVVRFLSLGGTLYNAEVIKIFPSADPVTQRYSIQLKVDVSQEILVPGLTGEVTITTAERDNAKMIPARALMGDRVFVYKDGRLEFRQIIFGFRDLTRAEVTEGLEEGELVVVEDLGDFRDGDHVSPKERTGLLRNR
- a CDS encoding ABC transporter permease, which produces MSPNIRIALRFLTANKRSMAMSLAGIIFGVGFFIFGQAQTSGFERFFIKTILGTNGAIRVQDRIRETFTTMELKNEDGTSWVVENTENFKYIEGIEHPLEVIEALKSFESVTGISEVLNGSVQLSSNFRSYNGRIFGINIDDHLAVSDLEDQIIFGDLNVFRSKPSGILIGSGLARLLQVNIGDTVIMTTLGQNNRYTVACIFETGVSDIDRERIFMKIGEARSVLQRPHGASFLQVNLKDPDRASEEALHMTNTIYYHVASWKEREKTWLDVFKVIRFSTALTVSTIILLSGLGMFNTLAMLVLEKTKEIAILRSMGYTRNDITSIFLWQGVFVLMAGTSLGCLLAVLITFGVESIPFRVRGIFSTDSFEVYWSYWHYLTGVLVATVTVTIASYIPARRAALLEPGDIIRGTSQ